In the genome of Christensenella timonensis, one region contains:
- a CDS encoding succinate CoA transferase — protein MNERIKCEKYLSKVMSAQDAAKLIYPGATIGMSGFTPAGHAKAVPLAIAKRVEETGEKLNLTVMTGASVGDEIDGALVRAGAMKRRTPYQTNSTVRNAINAGEVDYFDVHLSQMAVWAKNGFFGEIDFAIVEIVGIDEEGHLIPSTSIGMANTYIDCAKHVILEINTSQPESLKGIHDVYTVERVPNSQPIPIVHPEDRIGTEYYPCDFDKIAAIVFTDIPDHGRAVPPVDETSQKIADNIIEIITKETQAGRLSVPLPPLQSGVGGVANAVLAGLKKSDFTDLKVYSEVLQDAVFDLIDAGKIAFASGTSLTVSPDFEEQYHANFENYRGKIMLRPQEISNHPEVIRRLGIIAMNTAIEVDIYGNTNSSHINGTRIMNGIGGSGDFAQNAGLSIFMTPSTAKNGALSCIVPFVTHVDHTEHDIHFLVTEYGYADLRCLTPRQRAHAIIENCAHPDFRPMLREYVNRSCKECAAQQTPHILKDVFKDK, from the coding sequence ATGAACGAGAGAATCAAGTGTGAAAAATATCTTAGCAAGGTAATGAGCGCGCAGGACGCTGCCAAGCTCATCTATCCGGGTGCGACGATCGGCATGAGCGGCTTTACACCCGCCGGGCACGCCAAAGCCGTCCCGCTTGCGATCGCAAAACGCGTCGAGGAAACGGGCGAAAAGCTTAACCTTACCGTCATGACGGGCGCTTCCGTAGGTGACGAGATCGACGGCGCGCTGGTACGGGCGGGCGCCATGAAACGCCGTACCCCCTACCAGACGAATTCAACGGTGCGCAACGCGATCAACGCGGGCGAGGTGGACTATTTCGACGTACATCTGAGCCAGATGGCCGTATGGGCAAAAAACGGCTTTTTCGGTGAGATCGATTTTGCCATCGTGGAGATCGTCGGCATTGACGAGGAAGGCCACCTGATCCCTTCGACGTCCATCGGTATGGCCAACACCTATATCGATTGTGCAAAGCATGTTATTTTGGAAATCAACACTTCGCAGCCGGAGTCCTTGAAGGGCATCCATGACGTATATACGGTGGAGCGCGTACCAAATTCCCAGCCGATCCCCATCGTCCATCCGGAAGACCGTATCGGTACGGAATATTATCCCTGCGATTTCGATAAGATCGCGGCGATCGTGTTCACGGATATCCCCGACCACGGCCGCGCCGTGCCGCCTGTGGACGAAACATCCCAGAAGATCGCGGACAATATCATCGAGATCATCACCAAAGAAACGCAGGCCGGGCGGCTGAGCGTGCCGCTTCCCCCGCTGCAATCAGGCGTGGGCGGCGTGGCAAACGCGGTGCTCGCCGGGCTTAAAAAATCCGATTTCACCGACCTGAAGGTCTATTCGGAAGTGTTGCAGGACGCGGTTTTTGACCTGATCGACGCAGGCAAGATCGCCTTTGCCTCCGGTACTTCGCTCACAGTCTCTCCCGATTTTGAGGAACAGTACCACGCGAATTTTGAAAATTACCGCGGGAAGATCATGCTCCGCCCGCAGGAGATCAGCAACCATCCCGAAGTGATCCGCCGCCTTGGTATTATCGCTATGAACACGGCCATCGAGGTGGATATTTACGGCAACACAAATTCTTCGCACATCAACGGCACGCGTATCATGAACGGGATCGGCGGCAGCGGCGACTTTGCCCAGAATGCCGGGCTTTCCATCTTCATGACGCCGTCCACCGCGAAAAACGGCGCGCTGTCGTGTATCGTTCCCTTCGTGACGCACGTAGACCATACCGAGCACGATATACATTTCCTGGTGACGGAATACGGGTATGCCGACCTGCGGTGCCTAACGCCCCGCCAGCGTGCGCACGCGATCATCGAAAACTGCGCCCATCCGGACTTCCGCCCCATGCTGCGCGAATATGTAAATCGCAGCTGCAAAGAGTGCGCGGCCCAGCAAACGCCGCACATTTTAAAAGACGTATTCAAGGATAAATAA
- a CDS encoding response regulator encodes MYRMTVLKSEFGRFGRYADANVGDGRFAIRILPLYEGMDAGELLSDPVDLLVVDACTDPAAGLSLMRQIRLCGVRTEMIAYIARGDCETLKAVLRLGVLDCLVDPLDTDRFNQAVERFLHRAALRGKSGPLSQKVVDNYLYGGCGGLTLPKGLQRKTLNMIRAVFNASPKARFSCEDIVGTVKLSRITVQRYLQYLHENNELTQKMNYSTGGRPCSLYQYNPGLFA; translated from the coding sequence ATGTATCGGATGACGGTGCTGAAAAGTGAATTCGGCCGGTTTGGGCGCTATGCGGATGCAAACGTGGGCGACGGCCGGTTTGCGATACGGATACTGCCGCTTTATGAAGGAATGGACGCCGGGGAGCTGTTGAGCGACCCGGTAGACCTGCTCGTTGTGGACGCGTGCACGGATCCGGCGGCGGGCCTTTCCCTAATGCGCCAGATCCGTCTTTGCGGCGTGCGTACGGAAATGATCGCCTATATCGCGAGGGGCGATTGTGAAACGCTCAAGGCGGTGCTTAGGCTCGGCGTCCTTGATTGCTTGGTCGATCCGCTGGATACGGATCGTTTCAACCAGGCGGTCGAACGCTTTTTGCACCGGGCGGCCCTGCGCGGCAAAAGCGGGCCGCTTTCACAAAAGGTCGTGGACAATTACCTGTACGGGGGCTGCGGCGGTCTTACGCTGCCAAAGGGATTGCAGCGAAAAACGCTCAACATGATCCGCGCGGTGTTCAACGCAAGTCCCAAAGCGCGTTTTTCCTGCGAGGACATCGTAGGGACGGTCAAGCTTTCACGCATCACGGTACAAAGATACCTGCAATACCTGCACGAGAACAACGAACTGACCCAGAAAATGAATTACAGTACGGGAGGGCGGCCATGCTCGCTTTACCAGTATAATCCGGGGTTGTTCGCATAG
- a CDS encoding 4-hydroxybutyrate dehydrogenase yields the protein MKELAIKPEIFSFDTCKEFCEEFGIGEGDLIITNEYIYNPYFTDLGVKADVLYQEKYGAGEPSDEMAEAMYADMKGDYKRIIAIGGGTIIDISKIFALKNVSPILDLYDRKVEIAKDKELILVPTTCGTGSEVTNIAILELKSRHTKLGLAVDEMYADSAVLIPELLKGLPFKFFATSSIDALIHALESSLSPKATPYTEMFGYKAIEMILKGYQEIAKNGQEARIPLLKDFLIASNYAGIAFGNAGCAAVHAMSYPLGGTYHVPHGEANYALLIGIFKAYMEIDPNGKIKKLNKFIADILGCGEDVVYDEMEKLLNQIIQCKPLHEYGVKQEELDTFTDNVMEKQGRLMANNYVELSRDKVYEIYSRLY from the coding sequence ATGAAAGAACTGGCAATTAAACCGGAAATTTTCTCGTTTGATACCTGCAAGGAATTCTGCGAGGAATTTGGGATCGGTGAGGGAGACCTTATCATCACAAACGAATATATCTACAATCCCTATTTCACGGATTTGGGCGTAAAGGCCGACGTGCTGTACCAGGAAAAGTACGGTGCGGGCGAACCGTCCGACGAAATGGCGGAAGCGATGTATGCCGATATGAAGGGCGACTATAAGCGGATCATTGCGATCGGCGGCGGCACGATCATCGATATCTCCAAGATATTCGCGCTGAAAAACGTGAGCCCGATCCTCGACCTTTACGACAGGAAAGTAGAAATCGCCAAGGATAAAGAATTGATCCTGGTGCCGACGACATGCGGTACGGGCAGCGAGGTCACGAACATCGCGATCCTCGAACTCAAAAGCCGCCACACAAAACTCGGTCTTGCGGTGGACGAGATGTACGCGGACAGCGCGGTGCTCATCCCGGAGCTTTTGAAGGGGCTGCCCTTCAAGTTCTTTGCGACAAGTTCGATCGATGCGCTCATCCATGCGCTTGAGTCCAGCCTTTCGCCCAAAGCGACGCCGTACACGGAGATGTTTGGCTACAAGGCGATCGAAATGATCCTCAAAGGATACCAGGAGATCGCGAAAAACGGACAGGAGGCGCGCATTCCGCTCTTGAAAGACTTCCTGATCGCCAGCAACTATGCGGGCATCGCCTTTGGCAACGCAGGCTGCGCTGCCGTGCACGCGATGAGCTATCCGCTGGGCGGTACCTACCATGTCCCGCACGGGGAAGCGAATTACGCTTTGCTGATCGGCATATTCAAGGCATATATGGAGATCGATCCCAACGGGAAGATCAAAAAATTAAACAAATTTATCGCGGATATCCTCGGCTGCGGCGAAGATGTGGTTTACGACGAAATGGAGAAGCTCTTAAACCAGATCATCCAGTGCAAGCCGCTGCATGAATATGGCGTGAAGCAGGAAGAACTCGATACGTTCACGGACAACGTCATGGAAAAGCAGGGGCGGCTGATGGCGAATAACTATGTCGAGCTTTCAAGGGATAAGGTATACGAGATTTACAGCAGGCTCTATTGA
- a CDS encoding acetyl-CoA hydrolase/transferase family protein: protein MDWKEIYQSRVTSAEQAVKKIKSGDRVVIAHATGEPVHVTDAMVANADAYENVEIIHMVSMGKSAYCAPGMEKHFRHNAFFLGGTTRAACAEGRADITPVYFSKEPELLRGGCKPDVALVTVTPPDRHGYVSLGISVDYTMEAVKQAPVVIAQVNKYMPRIHGDSFVHVSEISDFVEFDEPVLELPNPKITDVEREIGRNCASLINDGDCLQLGIGAIPDAVLLFLKDKKDLGIHSEMISDGVVELVEAGVITNKKKTLHTGKSILTFAMGTRRLYDYLNDNPAVGIYPVDYVNDPLVIAQNDNMVSINSCVQVDLMGQVVSTSVGHKQISGVGGQVDFVRGAAMSKNGRSIMAMPSTAAKGKVSKIVSIIDEGAAVTTSRYDVQFVVTEYGVADLRGITLRERAVRLIRIAHPDFRPQLIEFFEKKFCCKYEDQD from the coding sequence ATGGATTGGAAGGAAATATATCAGTCGAGAGTTACGAGCGCGGAGCAGGCGGTGAAAAAGATCAAATCCGGCGACCGCGTCGTGATCGCGCATGCGACGGGTGAGCCGGTGCATGTGACGGACGCGATGGTAGCGAATGCGGATGCTTATGAAAATGTGGAGATCATCCACATGGTTTCGATGGGCAAATCCGCTTATTGCGCGCCGGGCATGGAAAAGCATTTTCGTCACAACGCCTTTTTCCTTGGCGGGACGACGCGTGCGGCCTGCGCGGAAGGGCGCGCGGACATCACGCCCGTTTATTTTTCAAAGGAACCGGAGCTTCTTCGCGGGGGCTGTAAGCCCGACGTGGCGCTGGTGACGGTGACGCCGCCGGATAGGCACGGTTATGTGAGCCTGGGTATTTCCGTGGACTATACGATGGAAGCGGTCAAGCAGGCGCCGGTCGTGATCGCGCAGGTCAATAAGTACATGCCGCGTATCCACGGGGATTCCTTCGTGCACGTTTCCGAAATTTCTGATTTCGTGGAGTTTGACGAACCGGTACTTGAGCTGCCCAACCCGAAGATCACGGATGTGGAACGCGAGATCGGCCGGAATTGCGCGTCGCTCATCAACGACGGAGACTGCCTGCAGCTGGGAATCGGCGCGATCCCGGACGCAGTGCTTTTGTTCCTGAAGGACAAAAAGGATCTCGGTATCCACAGCGAGATGATCTCGGACGGCGTGGTGGAGCTGGTGGAAGCGGGCGTTATCACAAACAAGAAGAAAACGCTGCATACCGGCAAGAGCATCCTGACTTTTGCCATGGGCACGCGCAGGCTTTACGATTACCTTAACGACAACCCGGCGGTAGGTATCTACCCGGTGGATTATGTCAACGACCCGCTGGTGATCGCGCAGAACGATAACATGGTATCCATCAATTCCTGCGTGCAGGTAGATTTGATGGGGCAGGTGGTCTCGACCTCCGTTGGGCATAAGCAGATCAGCGGTGTCGGCGGGCAGGTGGATTTTGTACGCGGCGCAGCGATGAGCAAAAACGGCAGGAGCATCATGGCAATGCCTTCGACGGCGGCCAAGGGCAAGGTTTCCAAGATTGTCAGCATCATCGATGAAGGCGCGGCAGTGACCACTTCGCGCTATGACGTACAGTTTGTCGTCACGGAATACGGCGTTGCCGACCTGCGGGGCATCACGCTGCGTGAGCGCGCAGTGCGCCTTATTCGGATCGCGCATCCGGATTTCCGTCCACAGCTCATCGAGTTTTTCGAGAAGAAGTTTTGCTGTAAATATGAGGACCAGGACTAA
- a CDS encoding NifU family protein codes for MQQELLKKIERVLHERVRPTLGEHQGDIEVVDFEDGVLKVRFLGKCSNCPSASLTLESTVAEAVREEIPEVTDVVLVTGVSDETLDLARSILAQRRAQREKQ; via the coding sequence ATGCAGCAGGAATTGCTTAAAAAAATCGAACGGGTATTACATGAGCGTGTGCGCCCGACCCTGGGCGAGCACCAGGGCGATATCGAAGTCGTCGATTTCGAGGATGGCGTGCTTAAAGTGCGGTTTTTGGGCAAATGCAGCAACTGCCCCTCTGCTTCCCTGACCTTGGAATCGACTGTCGCGGAGGCGGTCAGGGAAGAAATTCCTGAAGTAACGGACGTGGTACTTGTGACGGGCGTCAGCGATGAGACCCTTGACCTGGCGCGCAGTATTTTAGCACAGAGAAGGGCGCAGCGGGAAAAGCAATGA
- a CDS encoding 4-hydroxyphenylacetate 3-hydroxylase family protein has protein sequence MALMTGEEYIESIRKINMEVYMFGKKIDSPVDDPILRPSLNSVRMTYDLAQMPEYEDLMTVTLEDGRKINRFTNIHRNTDDLIKKVKMQRLLGQKTAACFQRCVGMDAFNAVYSTTYETDKACGTNYHENFVKFMKYCQDNDLTIDGAMTDPKGDRSLAPHAQADPDMYLRVVERRPDGIVVRGAKAHQTGMLNSHEVIVMPTVAMREEDKDYAVSFAVPLDAPGLFMIIGRQSCDTRKLEGSELDVGNAEFGGVEALTIFDDVFVPNDRIFLNGETEFAGMLVERFAGYHRQSYGGCKVGVGDVLIGAAAVAADYNGAAKASHIKDKLIEMTHLNETLYACGIACSAEGSQTESGNYMIDLLLANVCKQNVTRFPYEIVRLAEDIAGGIMVTAPSEKDFRDPKLGKYVEKYLKGVDSVSTENRLRILRLIENLALGTAAVGYRTESMHGAGSPQAQRIMIARQGNLAMKKELAKTIAHIKE, from the coding sequence ATGGCACTTATGACTGGCGAAGAATACATTGAAAGTATTCGCAAAATCAATATGGAAGTTTACATGTTTGGGAAAAAGATCGATAGCCCCGTTGACGATCCGATCCTCCGTCCTTCGCTCAATTCGGTACGCATGACATATGACCTGGCGCAGATGCCGGAATATGAAGACCTGATGACGGTGACGCTGGAAGACGGGCGTAAGATCAACCGCTTCACGAACATCCACAGGAATACGGACGACCTGATCAAAAAAGTAAAAATGCAGAGGCTGCTCGGACAGAAAACAGCCGCCTGCTTCCAACGCTGCGTTGGTATGGACGCGTTCAACGCCGTATACAGCACGACCTATGAAACGGACAAGGCTTGCGGCACGAATTACCATGAGAATTTTGTTAAATTCATGAAGTATTGCCAGGATAACGACCTGACGATCGACGGCGCGATGACAGACCCCAAAGGCGACCGTTCCTTAGCGCCGCACGCACAGGCAGATCCGGATATGTACCTGCGCGTGGTGGAAAGGCGGCCGGATGGGATCGTCGTACGCGGTGCAAAGGCACACCAGACGGGTATGCTCAACTCGCACGAAGTGATCGTCATGCCGACGGTCGCGATGCGCGAAGAGGACAAGGACTACGCGGTCTCCTTCGCGGTTCCGCTGGACGCCCCCGGCCTGTTCATGATCATCGGACGCCAGTCGTGCGATACGCGTAAGCTGGAAGGAAGCGAGCTGGATGTAGGAAACGCAGAATTCGGCGGCGTGGAAGCGCTGACGATCTTTGACGATGTGTTCGTACCCAACGACCGTATCTTCCTCAATGGGGAAACGGAATTCGCCGGTATGCTGGTAGAGCGTTTTGCAGGCTATCACCGCCAGAGCTATGGCGGCTGCAAGGTCGGCGTGGGCGACGTGCTGATCGGTGCGGCTGCGGTTGCTGCCGACTATAACGGCGCTGCCAAGGCTTCGCACATCAAAGATAAGCTCATTGAAATGACGCACCTGAACGAAACGCTGTACGCATGCGGCATCGCCTGCTCGGCGGAGGGCAGCCAGACGGAGTCGGGCAACTATATGATCGACCTTCTGCTGGCAAACGTATGCAAGCAGAACGTAACGCGTTTCCCGTACGAGATCGTGCGCCTTGCGGAGGACATCGCCGGAGGCATCATGGTTACGGCTCCTTCCGAAAAGGATTTCCGCGACCCGAAGCTGGGCAAATATGTTGAGAAGTACTTAAAGGGCGTAGACAGCGTTTCGACGGAAAACCGCCTGCGCATCCTGCGTTTGATCGAAAACCTGGCCTTGGGCACGGCAGCCGTCGGTTACCGTACGGAATCCATGCACGGCGCGGGCAGCCCGCAGGCACAGCGCATCATGATCGCGCGCCAGGGCAACCTCGCAATGAAGAAGGAACTGGCTAAAACGATCGCGCATATCAAAGAGTAA
- a CDS encoding sigma-54 interaction domain-containing protein, with the protein MKTREPAYYENGGPNNLLSDLDKARGVLEVVIEASYDGIYITDGSANTLMVNTSYEIISGLKREQVIGKNMRDLVSHDIINQSGTLEAIRTRKSVTLEQEFQTGKRAVITSTPTLDETGEVVMVMTNVRDITELHELRLRLRENEANVSELEAMRRELLGDSELIVRDHAMISMMKMIDRVCKLDTTVLLTGETGVGKDRIASYIYKESNRAKERFIKVNCGAIPATLIESELFGYERGAFTGANKEGKMGLFEVADNGTIFLDEIGELPPDMQVKLLRVLQEGEIERIGSNKPVKVDVRVIAATNRNLEEMLKEKTFRADLFYRLNVFPVTIPPLRERPGDILPLAYRFLEELNHKYGMRKYLTPAAEDVLVEYRWPGNVRELKNVVERAMIMSSTDEITVGSLFLHVASAEAQLLSSGEGIDLKSLVERMELDYINHAYQRWGNVRDAAKSLNMDAATFVRKRKKYRQKHMLLQE; encoded by the coding sequence ATGAAAACGAGGGAACCTGCCTACTACGAAAATGGCGGCCCCAATAACCTGTTAAGCGATCTTGACAAAGCGCGCGGCGTCCTTGAAGTGGTGATTGAGGCATCTTACGACGGCATCTATATCACGGACGGCAGCGCCAATACGCTGATGGTCAATACGTCCTACGAGATCATTTCAGGACTGAAGCGCGAGCAGGTGATCGGAAAAAATATGCGCGACCTGGTGTCGCACGATATCATCAACCAGTCGGGGACGCTGGAAGCGATCCGCACGCGGAAAAGCGTGACGCTGGAGCAGGAATTCCAGACGGGCAAGCGTGCGGTCATCACCAGTACGCCGACCTTGGACGAAACGGGCGAGGTCGTCATGGTCATGACGAACGTGCGCGATATCACAGAGCTGCATGAGCTGCGCCTGCGCCTGCGGGAAAACGAAGCGAACGTTTCCGAGCTGGAGGCCATGCGCAGGGAGCTTTTGGGAGACAGCGAGCTCATCGTGCGGGACCACGCCATGATCTCTATGATGAAGATGATAGACCGCGTTTGCAAGCTGGATACGACCGTACTGCTGACGGGGGAAACGGGCGTCGGCAAGGATCGGATCGCTTCTTATATTTATAAGGAAAGCAACCGCGCCAAGGAGCGCTTTATCAAGGTGAATTGCGGGGCGATCCCGGCGACCCTTATCGAAAGCGAGCTTTTCGGCTATGAGCGCGGCGCTTTTACAGGGGCCAACAAGGAAGGGAAGATGGGCCTTTTTGAGGTAGCGGATAATGGGACGATCTTTTTAGACGAGATCGGCGAGCTGCCGCCTGATATGCAGGTGAAGCTGTTGCGTGTGCTGCAGGAAGGAGAGATCGAGCGTATCGGCTCGAATAAGCCGGTCAAGGTAGACGTGCGCGTCATCGCCGCGACCAACAGGAATTTGGAAGAGATGCTCAAGGAAAAGACGTTCCGTGCGGATCTTTTTTACCGCCTCAACGTTTTCCCTGTGACCATCCCGCCGCTGCGGGAGCGCCCGGGGGATATCCTGCCCCTTGCTTACCGCTTTTTGGAGGAGCTGAACCATAAATACGGTATGCGCAAATACCTGACGCCGGCCGCCGAGGACGTGCTCGTGGAGTATCGCTGGCCGGGCAATGTGCGCGAGCTTAAAAACGTCGTGGAACGGGCGATGATCATGAGCAGTACGGACGAGATCACGGTGGGCAGCCTGTTTTTGCATGTGGCGTCGGCCGAAGCGCAGCTCTTGTCGAGCGGGGAGGGCATCGACCTGAAATCGCTGGTAGAGCGTATGGAGCTCGATTACATCAACCATGCCTACCAGCGCTGGGGAAACGTACGCGACGCGGCCAAAAGCCTGAATATGGATGCGGCGACCTTTGTACGCAAACGGAAAAAGTACCGGCAGAAACATATGCTGTTGCAGGAATGA
- a CDS encoding response regulator: protein MHSVIIVDQDPMVSYLIRGYVEKDGGFCVAGEFRKLKSALAFLDKNDVDLMILDLCVPDYDGGLLEKALLNESCETYLIVVTAARDAGALQAAAHLGAVDYLVKPFSCERLKEALGRYTDHEQTVRGLRSVDQETVDHLLHAALGAETGCPKGTGGMEQRILEYMEDRPGQDVTVKELAGQLTSSVVTVRRYLKRLADAGRVVADIDYHTGGHPRVRYRLP, encoded by the coding sequence ATGCACAGTGTGATCATTGTCGACCAGGATCCGATGGTATCTTACCTGATTCGCGGATATGTGGAAAAGGACGGCGGGTTTTGCGTTGCAGGGGAGTTCCGGAAATTAAAAAGTGCGCTTGCGTTCCTTGATAAAAATGACGTTGACCTGATGATCCTCGATCTGTGCGTCCCGGATTATGACGGCGGATTGCTGGAAAAGGCGCTGCTTAACGAAAGCTGCGAAACCTACCTCATCGTGGTGACGGCGGCAAGGGATGCAGGCGCGCTGCAGGCCGCGGCGCATCTGGGCGCGGTCGATTATCTGGTCAAGCCGTTTTCCTGCGAACGCTTAAAGGAGGCGCTCGGGCGCTATACCGACCACGAGCAAACGGTGCGCGGGCTGCGTTCCGTGGACCAGGAAACGGTGGATCATTTACTGCACGCGGCACTGGGAGCAGAAACCGGATGCCCCAAAGGCACGGGCGGTATGGAACAAAGGATCTTGGAATATATGGAAGATAGGCCGGGGCAGGACGTCACCGTGAAAGAGCTTGCCGGACAGCTTACAAGTTCGGTTGTAACGGTGCGGCGTTATTTAAAGCGGCTGGCGGACGCGGGACGCGTCGTTGCGGACATCGATTACCATACGGGCGGGCATCCGCGCGTGCGGTACCGCCTGCCGTGA